A window of Rhodococcus sp. SGAir0479 contains these coding sequences:
- a CDS encoding adenosine deaminase, translating to MTAPLDLEYLRRAPKVLLHDHLDGGLRPATVAALATECGYADLPAEDPDELAEWFRAAADSGSLERYLETFAHTVAVMQTPNGLRRVARECAEDLADDGVVYAEVRFAPEQHLEDGLSLDEVVDHVLAGFREGEAAARAAGHEIRIGCLLTAMRHAARSREIAELAVRFRDRGVVGFDIAGAEAGYPPSRHLDAFEYMRNCNAHFTIHAGEAFGLPSIHEAIAFCGTDRLGHGVRITDDITVGADGDVTLGLLANYVRDKRIPLELCPSSNVQTGAVPDLESHPFDLLARQRFRVTVNTDNRLMSDTTMSREMLALVRTFGYGWSDLERFTINAMKSAFIPFDQRLALIDDVIKPGYAVLIG from the coding sequence ATGACAGCGCCGTTGGATCTCGAATACCTGCGCCGGGCACCCAAGGTCCTGCTGCACGATCACCTCGACGGGGGACTGCGCCCGGCCACCGTCGCAGCGTTGGCCACCGAGTGCGGATACGCCGATCTGCCGGCCGAGGACCCGGACGAGCTGGCCGAGTGGTTCCGCGCCGCCGCCGACAGTGGGTCGCTCGAGCGCTACCTGGAGACCTTCGCGCACACCGTCGCCGTTATGCAGACGCCGAACGGCCTGCGCCGGGTGGCGCGTGAGTGCGCCGAGGACCTCGCGGACGACGGCGTCGTCTACGCCGAGGTGCGGTTCGCCCCCGAGCAGCACCTCGAGGACGGGCTGAGTCTGGACGAGGTGGTCGACCACGTCCTCGCGGGCTTCCGGGAAGGCGAGGCGGCGGCCCGTGCAGCCGGCCACGAGATCCGCATCGGATGCCTGCTCACGGCGATGCGGCATGCCGCCCGTTCCCGTGAGATCGCCGAACTCGCGGTCCGGTTCCGTGATCGCGGAGTAGTCGGTTTCGACATCGCCGGAGCCGAGGCGGGCTACCCGCCGAGCCGGCACCTCGACGCGTTCGAGTACATGAGGAACTGCAACGCGCATTTCACTATCCACGCCGGCGAGGCCTTCGGACTGCCGTCGATCCACGAGGCCATCGCGTTCTGCGGCACCGACCGGCTGGGGCACGGGGTGCGCATCACCGACGACATCACCGTCGGCGCGGACGGCGACGTCACGCTCGGTCTGCTCGCGAACTACGTCCGCGACAAGCGGATTCCGCTCGAACTCTGCCCCAGCTCCAACGTGCAGACGGGCGCCGTGCCGGACCTCGAGTCGCACCCGTTCGACCTGTTGGCCCGCCAGCGGTTCCGGGTCACCGTCAACACCGACAACCGATTGATGAGCGACACGACGATGAGCCGGGAGATGCTCGCGCTCGTGCGGACCTTCGGCTACGGCTGGAGCGACCTCGAACGCTTCACCATCAACGCCATGAAGTCCGCGTTCATCCCCTTCGACCAGCGGCTCGCGCTCATCGACGACGTCATCAAGCCCGGTTACGCGGTGCTGATCGGCTGA
- the sdhC gene encoding succinate dehydrogenase, cytochrome b556 subunit yields MSSTTEAAPAKERTRSLYRGDPGMWSWVLHRITGVATFFFLFVHVLDTALVRVNPDTYDRVIETYKNPVVGLMELALVAMVLYHALNGVRVMLIDFWSKGPQYQRVMLWVIIAVWFVVMIPGAGRIFYNMFAGH; encoded by the coding sequence ATGAGCAGCACGACGGAAGCCGCTCCCGCGAAGGAGCGCACCCGGTCGCTTTACCGGGGCGACCCCGGCATGTGGTCCTGGGTTCTACACCGGATCACCGGCGTCGCAACATTCTTTTTCCTTTTCGTCCACGTCCTGGACACCGCGCTCGTGCGCGTCAACCCGGACACCTACGACCGGGTCATCGAGACCTACAAGAACCCGGTCGTCGGCCTCATGGAGCTCGCGCTCGTGGCCATGGTGCTGTACCACGCCCTCAACGGTGTGCGCGTGATGCTGATCGACTTCTGGTCGAAGGGCCCGCAGTACCAGCGCGTCATGCTCTGGGTCATCATCGCGGTCTGGTTCGTGGTCATGATCCCGGGCGCGGGTCGCATCTTCTACAACATGTTTGCGGGGCACTGA
- a CDS encoding succinate dehydrogenase iron-sulfur subunit encodes MSAPVMDKDAPTLPPVPEGAVMVTLKIARFNPEDGEGQRWESFQVPTLPTDRLLNLLLYVKGYLDGTLTFRRSCAHGVCGSDAMRINGVNRLACKVLMRDMLPKDGSALTITVEPIKGLPVEKDLVVDMEPFFDAYRAVKPFLVTTGNEPTRERIQSQADRARFDDTTKCILCACCTTSCPVYWSDGSYFGPAAIVNAHRFIFDSRDEGAAERLDILNDKDGVWRCRTTFNCTDACPRGIQVTKAIQEVKRALLFARK; translated from the coding sequence ATGTCCGCACCTGTCATGGACAAGGACGCACCCACGCTGCCGCCCGTTCCCGAGGGCGCCGTCATGGTCACCCTCAAGATCGCCCGGTTCAACCCGGAGGACGGCGAGGGCCAGCGCTGGGAGAGCTTCCAGGTCCCCACCCTGCCGACCGACCGTCTGCTGAACCTGCTGCTGTACGTGAAGGGCTACCTCGACGGCACGCTGACGTTCCGTCGCTCCTGCGCGCACGGCGTGTGCGGCTCGGACGCGATGCGCATCAACGGCGTCAACCGTCTGGCCTGCAAGGTCCTCATGCGTGACATGCTGCCCAAGGACGGCAGCGCGCTCACGATCACCGTCGAGCCCATCAAGGGTCTGCCGGTCGAGAAGGACCTCGTCGTCGACATGGAGCCCTTCTTCGACGCGTACCGCGCCGTGAAGCCGTTCCTCGTCACCACCGGCAACGAGCCCACCCGCGAGCGCATCCAGTCGCAGGCGGACCGTGCCCGGTTCGACGACACCACCAAGTGCATCCTGTGCGCCTGCTGCACCACCTCGTGCCCGGTGTACTGGAGCGACGGCAGCTACTTCGGCCCGGCCGCGATCGTGAACGCGCACCGTTTCATCTTCGACAGCCGTGACGAGGGCGCCGCCGAGCGTCTCGACATCCTGAACGACAAGGACGGCGTGTGGCGCTGCCGCACGACCTTCAACTGCACCGACGCGTGCCCCCGTGGCATCCAGGTGACGAAGGCGATCCAGGAAGTCAAGCGCGCGCTGCTGTTCGCCCGCAAGTGA
- a CDS encoding YbaB/EbfC family nucleoid-associated protein translates to MSAHEMDAVVERAAAQLNLFDDALAALHAIRAEAVSDDGRVRVEVDGHGSPTALWLSESLHDLDPRVLARSVVATAHRAAEEAAAERTRITSALFDTPDRH, encoded by the coding sequence GTGAGCGCGCACGAAATGGACGCCGTCGTGGAACGCGCGGCGGCACAGTTGAATCTGTTCGACGACGCGCTCGCGGCGCTGCACGCGATCCGGGCCGAGGCGGTCAGTGACGACGGCCGGGTCCGGGTGGAGGTCGACGGCCACGGCAGCCCGACCGCGTTGTGGCTGAGCGAATCCCTCCACGACCTCGACCCGCGTGTCCTCGCCCGATCGGTGGTCGCCACCGCTCACCGCGCCGCGGAGGAGGCCGCGGCGGAGCGGACACGGATCACGAGCGCGTTGTTCGACACACCCGACCGACATTGA
- a CDS encoding succinate dehydrogenase hydrophobic membrane anchor subunit — translation MTTEAKTLGKAFDRPASLDNPRSPRRAAKNNFELYAWLFMRFSGLALIILVLGHLFIMLMLDDGVHRINFAFVAGRWSSPFWQFWDLAMLWLAQLHGGNGLRTVIADYSRKDSTRFWLNTILVVSMILIMGLGTYVIFTFDPNISAS, via the coding sequence ATGACGACAGAAGCCAAGACTCTCGGCAAGGCGTTCGACCGCCCGGCCAGCCTGGACAACCCGCGCTCCCCGCGCCGCGCCGCCAAGAACAACTTCGAGCTCTACGCATGGCTGTTCATGCGTTTCTCGGGCCTGGCGCTGATCATCCTGGTCCTGGGCCACCTGTTCATCATGTTGATGCTCGACGACGGTGTGCACCGCATCAACTTCGCGTTCGTCGCGGGTCGCTGGTCCAGCCCGTTCTGGCAGTTCTGGGACCTGGCGATGCTCTGGCTCGCCCAGCTGCACGGTGGCAACGGTCTGCGGACGGTCATCGCGGACTACTCGCGTAAGGACTCCACCCGGTTCTGGCTCAACACGATCCTGGTCGTGTCGATGATCCTGATCATGGGCCTGGGCACCTACGTCATCTTCACCTTCGACCCCAACATCTCGGCGAGCTAG
- the sdhA gene encoding succinate dehydrogenase flavoprotein subunit, with protein MQEHRYDVVIVGAGGAGMRAAIEAGPRARTAVLTKLYPTRSHTGAAQGGMCAALANVEEDNWEWHTFDTVKGGDYLADQDAVEIMAKEAIDAVLDLEKMGLPFNRTPEGKIDQRRFGGHTRDHGKAPVRRACYAADRTGHMILQTLYQNCVKHDVEFFNEFYALDIALTETPEGPVATGVIAYELATGELHVFHAKSIVFATGGSGRMYKTTSNAHTLTGDGMGIIFRNGLPLEDMEFHQFHPTGLAGLGILISEAVRGEGGILRNVDGERFMERYAPTIKDLAPRDIVARSMVLEVLEGRGAGPNKDYVYIDVTHLGEDVLEEKLPDITEFARTYLGVDPVTELVPVYPTCHYVMGGIPTKINGEVLRNNEDHVPGLYAAGECACVSVHGANRLGTNSLLDINVFGRRAGIAAAEHAEKTDFVPLPENPAEKVEKWLEVILSDHGHERVADIRTELQQSMDNNASVFRTEETLTRALKDIHALKERYNHITVQDKGKRYNSDLLEAVELGFLLEMAEVTVVGALNRKESRGGHAREDYPDRNDAEYMQHTMAYKEGSELISPIRLDYKPVVQTRYEPMERKY; from the coding sequence ATGCAGGAACATCGTTATGACGTCGTCATCGTCGGCGCCGGTGGCGCTGGCATGCGCGCAGCCATCGAGGCCGGCCCCCGCGCCCGCACCGCGGTCCTGACCAAGCTGTACCCCACGCGTAGCCACACCGGCGCCGCCCAGGGCGGTATGTGCGCGGCGCTCGCCAACGTCGAGGAAGACAACTGGGAGTGGCACACCTTCGACACCGTCAAGGGTGGCGACTACCTCGCCGACCAGGACGCGGTCGAGATCATGGCCAAGGAAGCCATCGACGCGGTGCTGGACCTCGAGAAGATGGGTCTTCCGTTCAACCGCACCCCCGAGGGCAAGATCGACCAGCGTCGTTTCGGTGGTCACACCCGCGATCACGGTAAGGCCCCGGTTCGTCGTGCGTGCTACGCCGCCGACCGCACCGGCCACATGATCCTGCAGACGCTCTACCAGAACTGCGTCAAGCACGACGTCGAGTTCTTCAACGAGTTCTACGCGCTCGACATCGCGCTGACCGAGACCCCCGAGGGTCCGGTTGCCACCGGCGTCATCGCGTACGAGCTCGCGACCGGTGAGCTCCACGTCTTCCACGCGAAGTCGATCGTGTTCGCCACCGGTGGCTCGGGCCGCATGTACAAGACGACGTCCAACGCGCACACCCTCACCGGTGACGGCATGGGCATCATCTTCCGCAACGGCCTGCCGCTCGAGGACATGGAGTTCCACCAGTTCCATCCGACGGGACTCGCGGGCCTGGGCATCCTCATCTCGGAGGCCGTGCGCGGCGAGGGCGGCATCCTCCGCAACGTCGACGGCGAGCGCTTCATGGAGCGCTACGCCCCCACCATCAAGGACCTCGCGCCGCGCGACATCGTCGCCCGCTCGATGGTGCTCGAGGTGCTCGAGGGTCGCGGTGCCGGTCCGAACAAGGACTACGTCTACATCGACGTCACGCACCTCGGCGAGGACGTGCTCGAGGAGAAGCTCCCCGACATCACCGAGTTCGCCCGCACCTACCTGGGCGTCGACCCGGTCACCGAGCTGGTGCCGGTGTACCCCACGTGCCACTACGTGATGGGTGGCATCCCCACCAAGATCAACGGTGAGGTGCTGCGCAACAACGAGGACCACGTGCCCGGCCTGTACGCCGCCGGCGAGTGCGCGTGTGTCTCGGTCCACGGCGCCAACCGTCTCGGCACCAACTCGCTGCTCGACATCAACGTCTTCGGGCGCCGTGCCGGCATCGCCGCCGCGGAGCACGCCGAGAAGACGGACTTCGTGCCGCTGCCCGAGAACCCGGCCGAGAAGGTCGAGAAGTGGCTCGAGGTCATCCTGTCCGACCACGGTCACGAGCGTGTCGCGGACATCCGCACCGAGCTGCAGCAGTCGATGGACAACAACGCGTCGGTGTTCCGCACCGAGGAGACCCTGACGCGGGCGCTGAAGGATATCCACGCCCTCAAGGAGCGCTACAACCACATCACGGTCCAGGACAAGGGCAAGCGCTACAACAGCGACCTGCTCGAGGCCGTCGAGCTGGGCTTCCTGCTCGAGATGGCAGAGGTCACGGTCGTCGGTGCGCTCAACCGCAAGGAGTCGCGCGGCGGCCACGCCCGCGAGGACTACCCGGATCGCAACGATGCCGAGTACATGCAGCACACGATGGCGTACAAGGAGGGATCGGAGCTCATCTCGCCGATCCGTCTGGACTACAAGCCGGTGGTCCAGACCCGCTACGAGCCGATGGAGCGTAAGTACTGA
- a CDS encoding primosomal protein: MAGDIVPIELGLTRGDLVTLWAPRWREGDDEWEAFLGHEEDLYGFGSVAALAAFLRTDDDNDLVEHPSWPVFSKLAAPELEPEEDDSFDLIGVPELAAGDPEPLTIAELDATLDMVRSIGEVCDLEPVVKFFENHPEIGYLRGGVDQFVGRDGEALWDRIGGAVAQDWDAVLDAIDAIVTTPDVDAEALAVAEAEILAAEENVVDADDDAETDEDFEDLDTDEDEEAEETFWTGVGIDPIKIITSETTYYSLRCYLDDHAVFLGRGGQISVFGSERALARYLADNHEHDLARVSTYEQVQTAAVDGSLEVEVTDENIYVLPGLADDLAEGPDAVDADQLELAVELFTDAADFARDDATDAALAASTPLGWYVSYILEPTPGRLAPSPPFQAEAEAWRALEHEFEARLRPE, translated from the coding sequence ATGGCTGGAGACATCGTCCCGATCGAACTCGGTCTGACCCGAGGCGACCTCGTCACGTTGTGGGCCCCGCGCTGGCGCGAGGGTGACGACGAGTGGGAGGCGTTCCTCGGCCACGAGGAGGACCTCTACGGGTTCGGCTCGGTCGCCGCGCTGGCCGCCTTCCTGCGCACGGACGACGACAACGATCTCGTCGAGCACCCGTCGTGGCCGGTGTTCTCCAAGCTGGCCGCACCGGAACTCGAGCCGGAGGAGGACGACTCGTTCGACCTGATCGGCGTTCCCGAACTGGCCGCCGGTGATCCGGAGCCGCTCACGATCGCCGAACTTGACGCCACCCTGGACATGGTGCGCAGCATCGGGGAGGTCTGCGACCTCGAACCGGTGGTGAAGTTCTTCGAGAACCATCCCGAGATCGGTTACCTGCGCGGGGGCGTCGACCAGTTCGTCGGCCGCGACGGCGAAGCGCTGTGGGACCGGATCGGCGGCGCCGTCGCCCAGGACTGGGACGCGGTGCTCGACGCCATCGACGCGATCGTCACCACCCCGGACGTCGATGCGGAGGCCCTGGCGGTCGCCGAGGCGGAGATCCTCGCCGCCGAGGAGAACGTGGTGGACGCGGACGACGACGCGGAGACCGACGAGGACTTCGAGGACCTCGACACCGACGAGGACGAGGAGGCCGAGGAGACCTTCTGGACCGGCGTCGGCATCGACCCGATCAAGATCATCACCTCCGAGACGACCTACTACTCACTGCGCTGCTACCTCGACGACCATGCGGTGTTCCTGGGCCGCGGCGGGCAGATCTCGGTTTTCGGTTCCGAGCGCGCACTGGCCCGCTACCTCGCCGACAACCACGAGCACGACCTGGCCCGCGTCAGCACGTACGAACAGGTGCAGACCGCGGCCGTCGACGGTTCCCTGGAGGTGGAGGTCACCGACGAGAACATCTACGTTCTCCCCGGGCTGGCCGATGACCTCGCCGAGGGCCCCGACGCGGTGGACGCCGATCAGCTGGAGCTGGCGGTCGAGCTGTTCACCGATGCGGCGGACTTCGCGAGGGACGACGCCACCGACGCCGCGCTGGCGGCGTCGACCCCCCTGGGTTGGTACGTCTCGTACATTCTCGAGCCCACCCCGGGCCGCCTGGCCCCGAGCCCGCCGTTCCAGGCGGAGGCCGAGGCATGGCGGGCGCTCGAGCACGAGTTCGAGGCCCGCCTGCGCCCGGAGTAG